The proteins below are encoded in one region of Rhodothermus profundi:
- a CDS encoding MFS transporter, producing the protein MAAQSERHILLALWLMVFSASSQVIIMVPILPRIGATLGISAVEQGSLISVYAVMLSLMALVAGPVSDRLGRRPILLVGSAAMTGALLLHGIAYSYAALLAVRALAGAAGGLLSGAAVSYVGDYFPYERRGWANGWVMSGIAFGQIVGIPAGTLLAGWVDFRWPFLMFGLTMALATLLIWRYVPQPTGVLAEEPLSLQGMLQRYGELLRQPATAPSPLVYFLMFFSIGLFLIYLPAWLERTLGFRTEAMALLFLLGGLANVVAGPLAGRLSDRMGRKPLIVSATLGLAVLMAGAPFLMRSRIAAYGLFALAMALVGMRMSPLQSLLTALVPGARRGSLMSLSIALGQLGIGISGVVAGWLFTQYGYASNALLGALALLVMALVVGYGLPEPTLQSSVKEG; encoded by the coding sequence ATGGCTGCCCAATCTGAACGGCATATCCTCCTGGCGCTCTGGCTGATGGTCTTTTCAGCCAGTAGTCAGGTGATCATCATGGTCCCCATTCTTCCACGCATTGGCGCGACGCTGGGCATTTCTGCTGTAGAACAGGGCAGCTTGATTTCGGTCTATGCGGTTATGCTTAGCCTTATGGCCCTGGTAGCGGGGCCGGTCTCAGATCGGCTGGGGCGTCGTCCTATTCTTCTGGTTGGCAGTGCCGCAATGACGGGGGCGTTGCTGCTCCATGGTATCGCGTACAGCTATGCTGCGCTGCTTGCTGTACGGGCCCTGGCCGGTGCGGCCGGAGGATTGCTCAGTGGGGCGGCCGTCAGCTACGTGGGTGATTACTTTCCCTATGAGCGGCGCGGCTGGGCCAACGGGTGGGTGATGAGCGGCATCGCTTTTGGCCAGATCGTGGGCATTCCGGCGGGGACGTTGCTGGCGGGGTGGGTCGACTTCCGTTGGCCGTTCCTGATGTTCGGACTGACCATGGCGCTGGCCACGCTGCTGATCTGGCGCTACGTGCCGCAGCCCACGGGCGTGCTGGCCGAAGAACCGCTGTCGCTTCAGGGCATGCTGCAGCGGTATGGGGAGCTCCTGCGGCAGCCCGCAACGGCCCCCTCGCCACTGGTCTATTTCCTGATGTTTTTCAGCATCGGCCTGTTTCTGATTTATCTGCCCGCCTGGCTGGAGCGTACGCTCGGGTTTCGCACCGAAGCGATGGCGCTGCTCTTTCTGCTCGGCGGACTGGCCAATGTCGTGGCCGGCCCGTTAGCCGGGCGTCTCTCGGATCGCATGGGCCGCAAGCCCCTCATTGTAAGTGCCACGCTTGGACTGGCTGTGCTGATGGCCGGTGCGCCCTTTCTCATGCGGAGTAGGATTGCGGCGTATGGACTGTTTGCCCTGGCCATGGCCCTGGTGGGCATGCGCATGAGCCCGCTCCAGTCGTTGCTGACGGCGCTGGTGCCGGGAGCGCGGCGCGGTTCGCTCATGAGCCTGTCGATTGCGCTGGGACAGCTCGGCATTGGCATCAGCGGGGTCGTTGCGGGCTGGCTCTTCACGCAATACGGCTACGCAAGCAATGCTTTGCTGGGCGCGCTGGCCCTCCTGGTCATGGCCCTGGTGGTGGGCTACGGCCTTCCTGAACCCACGCTGCAGTCTTCGGTGAAGGAAGGATAG
- a CDS encoding TonB-dependent receptor has product MKRLLLLFLAMWLVCPAQAQTGRIAGTVVDADTGEPLIGVNVFVEENSTGTATDLEGRYEIGNLAPGTYTLRFSYVGYHSQTVAGVTVQAGNVTHLNIKLASQEVGLEAVVVEARLLRNTEAAMLAVRQKAAALSEAISAEMMARTGSNNAADAMEKVTGVSVLDGKYVYIRGLGERYMNAQLNGLDLPSADPDRKAVPFDLFPTALLDNIVTVKTFTPDKPGNFTGGSVNLNTRAFPDALSISFTTSITYRPQVVGFGNLMLAVPNANPGTWGLQASQLDVPALLQRYRLENIPSLSEAIVDAQNARLLDQLSKALTPALTPIYRRAPFNRSYTLSVGNRLNLGNGRLLGVVASFSYRRQATAYDDGIWARYRLTSRNATVLSEDNYLHTISGTDEVLWGSLINATLRLHRHHELSVRFMQSHSAESTARYQRGRFLYTLEPDDIYETRSLIYIERNLRTYQIHGKHALTDKEKPATLSWDLSITNTRQAEPDRRFFTNHYRIRTSSDGSADTLYTIRATTPPQRYFRSLKASNQVGKLALDIPITTRLRLKLGGYLQRKRRLHRERKFVLRQQRGARYNGNPETFFTSENLGLIQEHDINGDGIPDLFTFGLYLQEDTQPSSNYDGLQDVWAGFAMIDGTLAHRLRVITGLRYETTNMEVVSHDSTKEAGRLQNGDWLPAVALIYQLAGNMNLRLAYGRTLARPIFRELAPYSTFEYVGGYLLTGNPGLRRTLIDNVDLRWEWFVRPGELLATSVFLKHFHNPIEAVYQPFAPNDSPEVQYRNVDDAVLYGLELELRKRLDFLHGALRHFEISGNATLVHATVQVPAEELRSIRALRPDAPATRPLQGQSPYLFNVNLSYVHEQRGTTVSLHYHVFRPRLKEVGLGGTPDTYERPRHLLDLNVSQRLLATLSLKISAKNLLNARYRVSHTYKGREYVTRAYGSGRAFSIGLRYQY; this is encoded by the coding sequence ATGAAGCGTTTGCTTCTGCTGTTTCTGGCGATGTGGCTGGTCTGTCCGGCTCAAGCCCAGACGGGACGCATTGCCGGCACTGTGGTTGACGCCGATACCGGCGAACCGCTTATTGGCGTCAATGTGTTTGTCGAAGAGAATAGCACAGGTACGGCCACAGATCTGGAAGGACGCTACGAAATAGGCAACTTAGCTCCAGGCACTTACACGCTTCGTTTCTCCTACGTGGGCTACCACAGCCAGACTGTAGCAGGCGTAACCGTACAGGCAGGCAACGTTACGCACCTCAACATCAAGCTGGCTTCGCAAGAAGTAGGACTGGAGGCTGTAGTTGTCGAAGCACGTCTGCTGCGCAATACCGAAGCCGCCATGTTAGCTGTCCGCCAGAAGGCAGCCGCCCTCAGTGAGGCAATCAGCGCCGAAATGATGGCGCGCACTGGCAGCAACAACGCAGCCGACGCCATGGAAAAAGTAACAGGCGTATCGGTGCTTGATGGCAAATATGTCTACATCCGAGGGCTGGGCGAGCGCTACATGAACGCCCAGCTTAATGGACTCGACCTACCCAGCGCTGATCCTGACCGAAAAGCTGTCCCCTTCGACCTTTTCCCGACGGCCCTGCTGGATAATATCGTTACTGTCAAAACGTTCACGCCCGACAAACCTGGGAATTTTACCGGGGGCAGCGTCAACCTGAACACGCGCGCCTTTCCTGATGCCTTATCGATTAGCTTTACCACCTCAATTACCTATCGCCCGCAGGTAGTAGGGTTTGGCAACCTGATGCTGGCGGTGCCCAACGCAAATCCGGGCACCTGGGGCCTCCAGGCCAGCCAGCTCGACGTGCCCGCTCTGCTGCAACGCTATCGCCTTGAAAACATTCCGTCTCTTAGCGAAGCAATTGTAGATGCCCAAAACGCCCGACTACTGGATCAGCTTTCCAAAGCCCTCACGCCAGCATTAACGCCCATCTATCGGCGCGCACCGTTCAACCGAAGCTACACCCTCTCGGTAGGCAATCGCCTGAATCTGGGCAATGGACGGCTACTGGGCGTGGTGGCCAGTTTTAGCTACCGCCGACAGGCTACTGCCTACGATGACGGCATATGGGCCCGCTACCGACTAACGAGCCGCAACGCAACGGTCCTTTCTGAGGACAATTACCTGCACACCATCTCAGGTACCGACGAAGTCCTCTGGGGTAGCCTGATCAATGCGACCCTGCGTCTCCACCGCCACCACGAACTGAGCGTCCGGTTCATGCAGAGCCACAGCGCTGAAAGCACCGCGCGCTACCAGCGCGGTCGCTTTCTGTACACCCTGGAGCCGGACGACATCTATGAAACCCGATCGCTGATTTACATTGAGCGGAACCTGCGCACCTATCAGATTCACGGCAAACATGCGCTGACCGACAAAGAAAAACCGGCTACGCTGAGCTGGGACCTCTCCATCACAAACACCCGGCAGGCCGAACCCGACCGTCGCTTCTTCACCAACCACTATCGCATCCGTACCAGCAGCGACGGCTCGGCTGACACGCTCTACACAATCCGCGCTACCACCCCACCGCAACGCTACTTTCGCTCTCTTAAAGCCTCCAATCAGGTAGGCAAGCTGGCCCTGGACATACCGATCACAACCCGGCTTCGCTTGAAACTGGGCGGCTACCTGCAACGCAAGAGACGCCTTCACCGAGAGCGCAAGTTTGTCCTGCGCCAGCAACGCGGTGCCCGCTACAACGGTAACCCGGAAACGTTCTTCACCTCTGAAAACCTGGGGCTTATTCAAGAGCACGACATCAACGGCGACGGCATACCCGACCTGTTCACTTTTGGATTATACCTCCAGGAAGATACCCAACCCTCCTCCAACTACGATGGCCTCCAGGACGTATGGGCTGGTTTTGCCATGATCGACGGGACTCTCGCGCACCGACTACGCGTGATCACCGGTCTCCGGTATGAAACCACCAATATGGAGGTCGTCAGCCACGACTCCACCAAAGAGGCCGGACGACTACAAAATGGCGACTGGCTACCAGCAGTAGCCCTGATTTACCAGTTGGCGGGCAACATGAACCTGCGCCTGGCCTATGGCCGCACGCTGGCCCGACCGATCTTTCGAGAGCTGGCTCCTTACTCGACTTTCGAATACGTGGGAGGCTACCTGCTTACCGGCAATCCCGGACTGCGCCGCACGCTCATAGACAACGTTGACCTGCGGTGGGAATGGTTCGTGCGCCCAGGCGAACTGCTGGCTACCAGCGTGTTCTTGAAACACTTCCATAATCCCATCGAGGCGGTATATCAGCCCTTCGCTCCTAACGATAGCCCGGAGGTGCAGTACCGCAACGTTGACGACGCCGTGCTCTATGGACTCGAGCTAGAGCTGCGAAAGCGACTGGACTTTCTGCATGGTGCGCTTCGCCACTTTGAAATCAGCGGCAATGCAACGCTTGTTCATGCAACCGTACAGGTGCCCGCAGAAGAGCTTCGGTCGATTCGTGCATTGCGCCCCGACGCGCCGGCTACGCGTCCGCTCCAGGGACAATCGCCCTACCTCTTCAACGTGAATCTGAGCTATGTGCATGAGCAGCGAGGAACCACGGTCAGCCTGCACTATCACGTATTCAGACCGCGGCTGAAGGAAGTAGGGTTGGGTGGCACCCCCGACACCTATGAGCGGCCTCGCCACCTGCTGGACCTGAACGTTAGCCAGCGGCTGCTGGCTACCTTATCACTTAAAATTTCGGCCAAGAACCTTCTGAACGCTCGCTATCGCGTTTCCCACACCTACAAAGGACGAGAGTACGTAACGCGCGCTTATGGAAGCGGACGCGCCTTCTCCATCGGACTCCGCTATCAGTACTGA
- a CDS encoding T9SS type A sorting domain-containing protein: MNTRLSMLLLLCWPLVSHAQNVVTITDADIGPGDQVTWTSDNIYLLDGFVFVEEGATLTIEPGTIIKGKPGTGENASALIITRGARIYAEGTPERPIIFTAEADPLDGSFDASIRGQWGGLIILGRASTNLATGEANIEGIPSTETRARYGCVPGNNTPTPIDDCDDNDNSGVLRYVSIRHGGSNIGADNEINGLTLGAVGRGTTIEYVEVFANEDDGFEFFGGTVNTRYLVAAFCGDDAFDYDEGFRGKGQFWFAIMPPDGGNRAGEHDGGRDPEDGQPFAIPLIYNATYIGSGASSGNADNNVFVFRDNAGGKYYNSIFTDFGNLGIVVEDLEGIAVDSRQRLEQGDLVLAHNLWWSFGAGNNLADIAPQAFVQQHLLANNNFVEDPMLRGISRESNGGLDPRPAPNSPALTRPRAAYPAQDPFFTPVEYLGAFGPDDLWIKGWTKVAQLGILTGLKRNATETSFPVMLYAGSPNPFRSTATVAFSLNQRQHVRLAIYDLLGREVARLVEGVRPAGTYHIPFDGSHLAAGTYLVRLETPSGVQVRTLTRLP, encoded by the coding sequence ATGAACACGCGCCTGAGCATGCTGCTCCTACTATGCTGGCCCCTGGTAAGCCATGCGCAAAACGTGGTAACCATTACCGATGCCGACATTGGTCCGGGCGATCAGGTTACCTGGACCAGCGACAATATCTACCTGCTCGACGGCTTTGTCTTTGTGGAAGAGGGGGCAACCCTCACCATCGAACCCGGCACCATCATCAAAGGCAAACCCGGCACCGGTGAAAACGCCTCTGCCCTCATCATCACGCGCGGCGCCCGCATCTATGCCGAAGGGACTCCTGAGCGCCCCATCATCTTCACGGCCGAAGCAGATCCCCTCGATGGAAGCTTCGATGCGTCCATTCGCGGCCAGTGGGGCGGACTGATCATACTTGGTCGCGCCTCTACGAACCTCGCCACCGGTGAAGCCAATATCGAAGGCATTCCCTCCACAGAAACCCGCGCCCGCTACGGCTGCGTCCCAGGCAACAACACCCCCACCCCAATCGACGACTGCGATGACAACGACAACTCTGGCGTCCTCCGCTACGTCTCCATCCGACACGGCGGCTCCAACATCGGGGCAGACAACGAAATCAACGGACTGACGCTGGGCGCCGTTGGACGAGGCACAACCATCGAATACGTCGAAGTCTTTGCCAACGAAGACGATGGCTTTGAATTCTTCGGTGGCACCGTTAACACCCGGTATCTTGTAGCCGCCTTCTGCGGCGACGATGCCTTTGACTATGACGAAGGATTCCGCGGTAAAGGTCAGTTCTGGTTTGCTATTATGCCTCCCGACGGAGGCAACCGAGCAGGCGAACACGACGGCGGGCGCGATCCTGAAGACGGCCAGCCCTTTGCCATTCCGCTTATTTACAATGCCACCTATATCGGATCGGGCGCCAGCTCGGGCAATGCCGACAACAATGTCTTTGTCTTCCGCGACAACGCAGGCGGCAAATACTACAATTCTATTTTCACAGACTTTGGCAACCTGGGCATCGTCGTTGAAGACCTGGAAGGCATTGCAGTCGACAGCCGCCAGCGTCTTGAGCAGGGGGACCTGGTGCTGGCCCACAACCTCTGGTGGAGCTTTGGTGCAGGCAACAACCTGGCCGATATCGCCCCGCAAGCGTTTGTGCAGCAACACCTGCTGGCTAACAATAATTTTGTTGAAGATCCGATGCTGCGGGGCATCAGCCGGGAATCGAATGGCGGGTTGGATCCACGTCCAGCGCCCAACTCACCGGCTCTGACGCGGCCACGGGCCGCCTATCCCGCCCAGGACCCCTTCTTCACACCCGTGGAGTACCTGGGTGCCTTCGGCCCCGATGACCTCTGGATCAAGGGATGGACCAAAGTCGCCCAGCTCGGCATCTTGACCGGCCTGAAGCGCAACGCCACCGAAACATCCTTCCCGGTGATGCTCTATGCTGGTTCTCCCAACCCCTTTCGCTCCACGGCCACGGTAGCATTTTCGCTGAATCAGCGGCAGCACGTTCGGCTGGCCATTTATGACCTGCTCGGACGCGAAGTAGCCCGCCTCGTTGAAGGCGTTCGCCCGGCCGGCACCTACCATATTCCCTTTGATGGGAGCCACCTGGCGGCCGGCACCTATCTGGTCCGTCTTGAAACCCCCTCGGGCGTGCAGGTGCGAACGCTAACGCGCCTGCCCTGA
- the recJ gene encoding single-stranded-DNA-specific exonuclease RecJ produces MRKYRWVRRPLADPDAVATLMAAARYLPEPLARVLVARGITTVEAARAFFRPTLAQLHDPFLMADMEAAARRLARAIEQQEHVLVYGDYDVDGTTATALMTSFLQTHGVPVRYFVPNRFRHGYGLTQKALEEALEAGTRLLIALDCGITAAEEAAYARARGVDLIICDHHTAGATLPEAVAVLDPKRPDCPYPFPELSGCAVAFKLVQATLQVLGEPLETSYAYLDLVALSTAADIVPLTGENRILMAEGLRYLRRTPRPGLQQLAAKARWPLETLTMHGIVFGLAPRINAAGRLGDANRAVRLLLADDMASAEALAAELDAANRERQQLDRQTLEEAMAQAERQITARDDHYALVLYHPDWHLGVIGIVASRIVERFYRPTILLCAVDSILKGSARSIAGLNIYEALHDCEDLLLQFGGHTYAAGLALEETHLEAFRERFNEAVGARLTPELLIPRLEIDALLDLHTLDERFWRLLQRFGPYGPENEEPLFMARDLEVVGDPHLVGGEGKHLKFYVRQRAYPEDPPCEVIGFGMGRLLPLVQHSRRTGQPLALAFTLQENSWQGQTRLQLRLRDLKLQRVEASVNKIS; encoded by the coding sequence ATGCGCAAATACCGGTGGGTCCGCCGTCCCCTTGCCGATCCAGATGCGGTGGCCACGCTGATGGCAGCCGCCCGTTATCTACCGGAGCCCCTGGCACGCGTGCTGGTAGCCCGAGGCATTACAACGGTGGAAGCTGCTCGCGCTTTTTTTCGGCCAACCCTTGCTCAATTACACGACCCTTTCCTGATGGCTGACATGGAAGCGGCGGCCCGCCGCCTGGCCCGGGCGATTGAACAGCAAGAGCACGTGCTGGTCTATGGCGACTACGACGTAGACGGCACAACGGCCACCGCGCTCATGACTTCCTTCCTGCAAACGCATGGCGTGCCTGTTCGATACTTCGTGCCGAACCGTTTTCGGCATGGCTATGGCTTAACGCAAAAAGCCCTTGAAGAAGCGCTGGAGGCCGGCACCCGGCTGCTCATCGCTCTGGACTGTGGCATCACGGCGGCCGAAGAGGCGGCCTATGCCCGCGCCCGGGGCGTTGATCTGATCATCTGCGATCACCACACCGCTGGCGCCACGCTCCCGGAGGCCGTGGCCGTGCTCGATCCGAAACGTCCCGACTGTCCCTATCCGTTTCCCGAACTCTCAGGCTGCGCCGTCGCCTTCAAGCTGGTGCAGGCAACGCTGCAGGTGCTGGGCGAGCCCCTCGAGACTTCCTACGCCTACCTTGACCTGGTTGCGCTCTCAACCGCAGCCGATATCGTACCATTGACCGGCGAAAACCGCATCCTTATGGCCGAAGGCCTGCGTTACCTGCGCCGCACGCCGCGTCCAGGCCTGCAGCAACTGGCCGCTAAAGCCCGCTGGCCGCTGGAGACACTGACGATGCACGGCATTGTGTTCGGGCTTGCTCCTCGCATTAATGCGGCTGGCCGGCTGGGCGATGCCAACCGCGCCGTCCGGCTGCTATTAGCCGACGATATGGCCAGCGCTGAAGCACTGGCCGCCGAGCTGGATGCGGCCAATCGCGAACGCCAACAGCTCGACCGCCAGACGCTTGAAGAAGCTATGGCGCAGGCCGAACGCCAGATCACTGCCCGGGACGATCATTATGCCCTGGTGCTGTATCACCCTGACTGGCACCTCGGGGTCATCGGAATCGTGGCCAGCCGCATTGTCGAACGCTTCTACCGTCCCACTATTTTGCTCTGTGCTGTTGATTCCATTCTCAAAGGATCCGCTCGCTCCATTGCAGGTCTCAACATCTATGAAGCGCTGCACGATTGCGAAGATCTGCTGCTGCAATTTGGAGGGCATACGTATGCAGCCGGCCTTGCTCTGGAAGAAACCCACCTCGAAGCCTTCCGCGAGCGCTTCAACGAAGCCGTAGGTGCCCGCCTGACACCTGAACTGCTCATCCCCCGCCTCGAAATTGACGCGTTACTCGATCTGCACACGCTGGACGAACGCTTCTGGCGACTTCTTCAGCGCTTTGGCCCCTACGGGCCCGAAAACGAAGAGCCCCTGTTTATGGCCCGCGATCTGGAAGTCGTAGGCGACCCTCACCTGGTGGGCGGCGAAGGCAAGCACCTGAAGTTCTATGTGCGCCAGCGCGCCTACCCCGAAGATCCACCCTGCGAAGTTATCGGCTTCGGCATGGGACGCCTGCTTCCCCTGGTGCAGCACAGCCGTCGGACAGGACAGCCGCTGGCACTGGCCTTTACCCTCCAGGAAAACTCCTGGCAGGGCCAGACCCGCCTGCAACTTCGACTCCGCGACCTGAAACTGCAACGCGTAGAAGCATCCGTCAATAAAATTTCTTGA